In Methanomicrobia archaeon, the genomic window GCACGTCGTGATGCTGAAGGAGCAGGGGATCATCAAGAAGGAGGCCGCGGCTATTCTGACCTGCTTACACCACCTGGAGGAGCGCAGTGCGGATTTCATCGAGCATGAGCTCCCCTCGTATGAGGATGTACATACCGCGATCGAATCGGTCGTGATCGCTGAGGTCGGCGAGGACATTGGAGGCCGGATGCACACCGGGCGGTCGCGGAACGACGAGGTAGCTACGTGCATACGACTGGCGCTGCGGGCCGAGCTCCTGACGTTGCTCAACGCGATAAACGCCTTACGCGGCGCCCTCCTCGCGAAAGCGGGTGAGCACATCGGGACCTTAATGCCCGGGTACACCCATCTACAGCATGCGCAGCCAACGAACTTCGCCCATCACCTTTTGGCGCATGCTGACGCCTTTGCACGCGATTTCGCGCGACTCCAGATCGCTTATGAGCGCACGAACGTCTGTCCTCTGGGCGCAGCGGCATTTGCTTCGACCGGCTTCCCGATCGATCGAGAGCGAACAGCGCGGCTCCTCGGATTCGATGCGGTGCTCGAGAACTCGATGGATGCGGTCTCGACGCGCGATTTCGTCATCGAGGCGATTTCATGCTACGCCAACCTGATGACGGATCTGAGCAGGCTTGCGGAGGAGCTCATTCTCTGGAGTTCTGCGGAATTCAACTTCATTCGCCTGCCCAACGAGTATGTGACGGGCAGCTCAATCATGCCGCAGAAACGGAACCCGGACTACGCAGAACTCGTACGTGCGCGAGCGGGCACGGTATACGGCTGTTTGATGAGCGTGCTCTCGATCTGTAAGGCTCTGCCCTATTCGTATAATCGCGATCTCCAGGAGGCCACACCGCATCTGGTACGTGCTACGAAGACGACGATCGCTTCGGTCACCGTGATGAGGAGCATGGTGGACGGGGTGGAAGTGCAGGAGGAGCGGATGGCGGAGCAGGCGCCGCGTGGGTTCAGCACGGCAACGGAACTGGCAGATACCATCGTTCGTGAGACCGGCTTGCCATTTCGCACCGCGCATACCATCGTTGCTGCTCTGGCGGCTGAGTTGACCGATGAGACCTGGGAATCGCTCAGGGACGAGGA contains:
- the argH gene encoding argininosuccinate lyase — protein: MLNRGGYKDEFILSLEADKWLFHADLLVDKAHVVMLKEQGIIKKEAAAILTCLHHLEERSADFIEHELPSYEDVHTAIESVVIAEVGEDIGGRMHTGRSRNDEVATCIRLALRAELLTLLNAINALRGALLAKAGEHIGTLMPGYTHLQHAQPTNFAHHLLAHADAFARDFARLQIAYERTNVCPLGAAAFASTGFPIDRERTARLLGFDAVLENSMDAVSTRDFVIEAISCYANLMTDLSRLAEELILWSSAEFNFIRLPNEYVTGSSIMPQKRNPDYAELVRARAGTVYGCLMSVLSICKALPYSYNRDLQEATPHLVRATKTTIASVTVMRSMVDGVEVQEERMAEQAPRGFSTATELADTIVRETGLPFRTAHTIVAALAAELTDETWESLRDEESAKALAATILQRIDALALSSVGQKLSTKGLSEKKVRETLEIATNLRKRLVTGGPAKKEVRRMLTRRKTDLEKDEKTRQDREEQVKKCLEELEKEVRRKKRVIKVIRKSNQNVVDLIKDIRK